In Anthocerotibacter panamensis C109, the sequence GCGACTAGACCGCAAAGATGCCCCGACCCTGACCAAGATCCCGGTGTTACCCCTTTCTTTTAGCGATGCTCTGCCCCTGCTCCAGGCACTTGGCGGACCCGTGGCTCCCGCCAACTGGCGCGGGTCGCTGCCGCTGACGTATCACCTCGGGGGCGGACCGGCTAAAGTTCACCTCCAAGTAGCCTTCGACTGGCGTTTGGTCCCGCTCTATGACGTGATTGCCAAATTGCCTGGGACCGAACGCCCGGACCAGTGGATCATCCGGGGGAACCACCATGACGCCTGGGTCAACGGGGCTAGTGACCCAATCAGCGGGGCAGTCGCCCTCCTGGAAGAAGCCCGCGCCGTCAGTGCCCTTGCCAAGTCCGGCTGGAAACCCAAACGGACGCTGGTCTACGCCTTATGGGACGGCGAAGAGCCGGGACTGTTAGGCTCGACAGAATGGGTCGAGACCCACGCCGCCCTGCTCGACAAACATGCAGCGGTCTATATCAACTCCGACTCGAACGCCCGCGGCTTTTTGAATGTCGGTGGCTCACACACGCTAGAGAAATTTATCAATGAAGTCGGGCGCGATGTCCCGGACCCGGAACGGGGGATGAGTGTACTGGAGCGGGCGAAGGCGCTGGCGATTGTCCAAGGGACTGCTGAGGAGCGTCGGGAGGCGCGCGAGCGCTCTGATCTACGCATCGATGCCCTAGGTTCCGGCTCGGATTGGACACCCTTCCTGCAACACCTTGGCGTAGCTTCGCTCAGCCTCGGTTTCAGTGGCGAGGGGGCAGCGTCCGGCTCCTACCACTCGATCTACGACTCTTTTGACCACTACACCCGCTTTGAGGACCCCGACTTTGCCTATGGGATAGCCTTGGCGCGGACCGGGGGGCGCACGGTCCTGCGTCTTGCCAATGCCGAGGTTTTGCCCTTTGAATTCACGGATTTCTCGGATACTATCGCTCGCTATCTCAAGGAACTTGACCAACTCACCGACGATCTACGCGACCAGACCAAAGAGCAAAACCGCCAACTCCAGGACCGTTCTCTGGAAGCTGTCCGTGACCCCAAAGAGCCCTACTTCCCCCCCAAACCCCAGCCAGCGGTCCCCTATCTCAACATGGCTCCGCTCCAGAACGCCTTGAGCCGTCTTCAGGAGAGCGCCCGAAGCTATGACAAGGCAATGGCTACCCTGGTCGCCCAAGACAAACTAACCACCCCCGGCGGAACTCTGGATAATGTCTTGCTGAGAACCGAACGGGTGATGACCCATCCGCAGGGTCTACCGCGTCGTCCCTGGTTCAAACATCAGATCTACGCACCCGGCTTCTACACCGGCTACGGGGTCAAAACCCTACCCGCTGTGCGCGAAGCCATCGAAGAGCGCAATTGGACAGAGGCGACCGCCGAGATCGACCGCACCGCCGGAGTCCTTAATCAGCTCGCCACAGAGATTGACCGCGCTACAGCCCTGCTCAAGTCCTGAGAAGCCGATCTCTCCTTTTACTGAATGTGCCTGAGGCTGCTAGGTACGCACATCAGGCGTGGCCATCTCGGGCTGTCCTGGCAAACGGTCCTTTGCCGCACTCCCTGCCTGATGGGTCAATACCGCAAGGACTGTATCCACTCCCACCGTGGCAATCGCCCGCGCTAGATGCTCCGCTGCCCGGTCTAGGTCTTGCTCTTTGGAATACTTGTGCTGTAACTATCTGTCAAGAAAGCGGGTTCATCACCATAGAGATCTTTCCAGACCTCACGCAACCACTCTTCTAAATCCTCTGGAGTATCAAAATCCTGATCAGTCAACTTCTCGTACTGCATTGGGGTAATAGTATGATGAGATAGCTGATACTAATTGATGGCGGGCACTGGTTTAGTAACT encodes:
- a CDS encoding transferrin receptor-like dimerization domain-containing protein, with the protein product MAFRTWGWISLLLPLTLVAQAAPVGAPLMGFSREKSAVELKLEEQFDRSLQPEELRTWMKRLSARPHHLGSAYDRANAEFARDLFKSWGYQAEIEEFQVLFPTPKTRLLELTAPTKFTARLSEPVLPEDATSAQTVEQLPTYNAYSIDGDVTGELVYVNYGVPRDYEVLAEHGIEVKGKIVIARYGGSWRGIKPKVAAEHGAIGCIIYSDPHEDGYFQGDVYPKGGWRNDSGAQRGSVADMPLFPGDPLTPGIGATKDAKRLDRKDAPTLTKIPVLPLSFSDALPLLQALGGPVAPANWRGSLPLTYHLGGGPAKVHLQVAFDWRLVPLYDVIAKLPGTERPDQWIIRGNHHDAWVNGASDPISGAVALLEEARAVSALAKSGWKPKRTLVYALWDGEEPGLLGSTEWVETHAALLDKHAAVYINSDSNARGFLNVGGSHTLEKFINEVGRDVPDPERGMSVLERAKALAIVQGTAEERREARERSDLRIDALGSGSDWTPFLQHLGVASLSLGFSGEGAASGSYHSIYDSFDHYTRFEDPDFAYGIALARTGGRTVLRLANAEVLPFEFTDFSDTIARYLKELDQLTDDLRDQTKEQNRQLQDRSLEAVRDPKEPYFPPKPQPAVPYLNMAPLQNALSRLQESARSYDKAMATLVAQDKLTTPGGTLDNVLLRTERVMTHPQGLPRRPWFKHQIYAPGFYTGYGVKTLPAVREAIEERNWTEATAEIDRTAGVLNQLATEIDRATALLKS